A region of the Homalodisca vitripennis isolate AUS2020 unplaced genomic scaffold, UT_GWSS_2.1 ScUCBcl_9302;HRSCAF=17749, whole genome shotgun sequence genome:
GCCTTGGCCTGAAATTCGGGGTTACCTCGAATCCGGGCGTCGCGCGAGCGCGGCCAATCGCGTTCGAGCTGCCACCCTATTGGTCGCGCTCGCGCGACGCCAGATATCCAGCTTAGAGCCTTTTTTAGAATTTCGGCCTATACTCCCGGCGTACACCAGCGACTCAGGATGCCACCGAAAGCGAGCGGAAAAGCCGTCAAGAAGGCCGGCAAGGCCCAGAAGAACATCACCAAGGGCGACAAGAAGAAGAAGCGCAGGAGGAAGGAGAGTTATGCCATCTACATCTACAAGGTGCTGAAACAGGTCCACCCCGACACCGGCGTCTCCAGCAAGGCCATGTCCATCATGAACAGCTTCGTGAACGACATATTCGAGCGCATAGCCGCCGAAGCTTCCCGCCTGGCCC
Encoded here:
- the LOC124374630 gene encoding histone H2B encodes the protein MPPKASGKAVKKAGKAQKNITKGDKKKKRRRKESYAIYIYKVLKQVHPDTGVSSKAMSIMNSFVNDIFERIAAEASRLAHYNKRSTITSREIQTAVRLLLPGELAKHAVSEGTKAVTKYTSSK